From the Hylaeus volcanicus isolate JK05 chromosome 4, UHH_iyHylVolc1.0_haploid, whole genome shotgun sequence genome, one window contains:
- the LOC128875166 gene encoding mesocentin-like: MASTKTQSNEEDGEIETVPMTEQVMDPNIKITDVPDVEYGTEEWDANWDKNKVIRDVAYYIRAHKFQDFDRRYYRSLEDSPSRLYEEFPKPPLRSLHWEVRRHCDASFLECLKYLERTIKLTALRREDDTVTIMKEQKWNLANNTKQLLSVQKACQMAQRRDNLTMVPFQGPIERFQWRTTVSYYMCWYTMLGVPELSIFGESCGNHANCQIEYGADNGDPRADDTKPYGCALYSFCPDHCCPMRHIRYTIDCEQSPLNPCYSGNTAMRRECSLNRQENHDFVSLITNQINISCQCLEHGYEWSSRFGICIDVNECTRGEHDCSSEDGETCINMPGGYECVCRFGYVYDPEQRSCVLSSAVEDMLTASEIDANVTKTKSVFETIVDTITKSTGNRLINDCRIVFLVISTRFWILAAVR, encoded by the exons ATGGCATCGACGAAAACGCAGAGCAACGAGGAGGACGGGGAAATCGAAACCGTGCCAATGACGGAACAGGTTATGGATcccaatataaaaataaccgaCGTGCCGGACGTGGAATATGGCACCGAAGAGTGGGACGCTAACTGGGACAAGAACAAGGTTATCCGAGACGTCGCGTACTATATTCGAGCGCACAAATTCCAGGACTTCGATCGGCGTTATTACAGGAGCCTCGAGGATTCACCGAGCAGACTTTACGAGGAATTCCCTAAACCACCTTTGAGATCTTTGCATTGGGAAGTACGCAG GCACTGCGATGCGAGCTTCCTCGAGTGCCTGAAATATCTCGAAAGGACTATTAAGCTTACCGCCCTCAGGCGAGAAGACGACACCGTCACGATCATGAAAGAACAGAAATGGAATCTTGCGAACAATACCAAACAGCTTCTGTCCGTTCAAAAGGCTTGTCAGATGGCCCAGAGGCGTGACAATCTAACCATGGTTCCTTTCCAAGGTCCAATAG AACGATTCCAGTGGCGAACTACCGTGAGTTATTACATGTGTTGGTATACGATGCTCGGAGTGCCAGAGCTGAGTATTTTCGGAGAGTCCTGTGGCAATCACGCAAACTGCCAGATCGAATATGGAGCAGACAACGGTGATCCCCGAGCCGATGACACGAAACCGTACGGTTGCGCGCTTTATAGTTTCTGCCCCGATCATTGTTGCCCCATGAGGCACATTCGATACACAATTGATTGCGAACAGTCGCCTCTCAATCCTTGCTACTCTGGGAACACCGCAA TGCGGAGGGAATGCTCGTTAAATCGACAAGAGAATCACGACTTTGTAAGCTTGATAacgaatcaaataaatatcagtTGTCAGTGTCTCGAACACGGCTACGAATGGTCCTCGAGATTCGGCATTTGCATCGACGTGAACGAATGCACCCGGGGTGAACACGACTGCTCCTCGGAGGATGGTGAAACGTGTATCAATATGCCGGGTGGTTACGAATGTGTTTGCAGATTCGGTTACGTTTACGATCCAGAACAGAGATCGTGTGTCCTCAGTTCCGCCGTGGAAGACATGTTGACGGCTAGCGAGATCGACGCCAACGTTACGAAGACGAAGAGCGTTTTCGAGACGATTGTCGATACGATCACGAAGTCGACGGGCAATCGTCTAATTAACGACTGTAGGATTGTTTTTCTGGTCATTTCTACGCGTTTCTGGATATTAGCAGCAGTAAGATGA